The segment ACTTGGTGCGCGTCTCTGGCTTTTCTTCTTCAAGACAAAGCTGCTGGGCTTGCTCAACGGCGCGCTCACACAAGTTTTTGACATTCACCGAATACAACGTCAATTCAATCTGACCCGTTTCAATTCGAGTCAGGTCGAGAATGTCATTGACGATCGCCATTAAATGCCGACCGCTGCGGTGAATCAATTGCGCATAGCGAATTTGGCGATCGTTCAAGGTGCCCGACAGTTGATCTTTGAGCAGACTTGATAAGCCCAATACCGCAGTCAACGGCGTTCTTAATTCATGGCTGATGCAATTGAGAAACTCATCTTTGAGACGATTCAATTGCACTAAATCCGCATTTTTCGCGGCGAGTTCGCGAGAAAGTTGCTGTTGCTCAGTCACATCTTGCACTAAAACGAGCCACAACTCTTCTGCCGTCGATCGCTCAGTTGCCCGTTCTCCCCCCTCAAATGTGGCTAAATGAAAAGGCTGATGAACCGTTTCACTCAACGCCTCTCGACCCGATAGCAGCGCTCCGAGTGGAATTTTTGCAAACTGTAAAATTCGTTCCTGCCCATTCTTTAAAGGACAGACACATACGCAAGTATTCGGATCAGATCCAAGCTGACATAATTTTGCCAGCAATGGATGATCGGCGGCGCTATCTTCTAGCACCGATGCAACATCACGCTGTACCCAACCTGTATCTACAAAATCTGTCAGTTGCTCGCTCCAATGTTGATTGCGTGCAATCACCCGTCCGGTGCTTGTCTGCAACATCAGCGGCAGGGGCAAATGCTCCAAAAACTGCATCAGTGTGGTCTTCGTTTCGAGTTCAGTTAAGGCCAATTGAGCAGGCGACAAGCCTAACTCTAGCGATTTGGAATAACCCATCTCGGCAATTTGAACTTGAATTTTTTGCTTCAGGCGAGTCGAAGAAGACTCAGGTTCAACAGAAGCCTCGGTTTTTGCTTGTCGCCAGAGCGATTCAGATGAAGGCTTATTCGGCGATCGAGTCGAAATGACTTCGACCCACAAGCGCAAATAAACACTATCGACTAATCCTAAAAATCGCTGTTCTGCATCAAGAACAGCCCAATATCGCATCGGACTGACAAATTCGAGTTGATGGAAAGAGAGAGTGTCTGCGATCGTGGGCAACTCTTCCACACATTGATCTAAGCGGGGGTCATTTTGGCGCGCATGAGACAGTAAGCGATGAGCATGAATCACGCCAATCGGAAATTGCCGCTCATCGATTAATACCAAGCGGTCGGATCGATACTGCCCCATGACCTCGATCGCTTCTGCCAGAGTGGCTGACTGAAAACAAACCGGAGCAGGCTCGATAAATTCACGAATCGAGGGTGGATATATCACTCTCTTCTATCCTGCCGAGCGGCACAACGCATCGCAAACCAGTGCTGGTTCTGATCTTAATCGCTTCTCAACCGCTGTAGACGGTAATTTAGCCGACAAACGCACTGCCTGAAATGGAAATTAATAAGTGCAAATGTAAATGCTTCAAACGAAGCGAAAATTTAAAAAGAAATTCAAATCTATCTCATTCAGCGTAATTGACGCTCGAATGGAAAGCGTTTATGTAATTATAGTTAACAGTTCGCCAAGTCTGTAAATCTATATCAATGCAAATTCGAGAGTTTGATGGCACTTTCCTTTTATTCCAGGTAAGTCCTGGCTCGGAGTGTCACAATAGAACGATCAGATAACAAGCGCTAACCATTCCTTCTAAAATTTGCCCTTGATAGCCCTAGTTTCCTCGATCGTGCGTCCTCAACTTTCGATTGGCGTATATCTCAACTCTCCAGCGTTGCCGCAATCACTGGAGCAGATTCTGGCTAGCCACGAGCGCTATGCAATGACGGTGGTCGAATCGACCCAGGACTTTTTTCAGCTCATTCAGCAGCACAAACAGCAGCTCGATTGCCTAATTTTGCAAGACAGTTCTGAATTGCCTGCAATTATTGAATGGCTTCACAGCCAAGCCACACTGTTGCCTGCGATTTTAGTCGAATCTGAACCCCACACTACTCGTCCACCAGATTTCACATTTTTGTATCACACGGGCGAAGTTTGGGCGACTCTAGCGGACCTCGAACAGGTTGACAATCTGATTGCGAACGCGATCGAAGGATTTCTGAATCTCTCGCCATCTTGTCAAATTCCGCGCGAAACGGCTCCGCCGGATCCGACACGAGATCTGACGACCCAGAATTTTCTCATGCTGCAACAGCGACGGCTGACTGAAAAACTGCATGAGCGACTTGGATATTTGGGGGTCTATTACAAACGCAATCCTCAGGCTTATCTGAGAAATCTTCCGCCTCAAGAGCAGCATGAACTGATCGAGGCGCTGCGGCTCGAATATCGTGCGATTATTTTGAGCTATTTCACAGACGAGACGGCTCTCAATCATCGCATTGACAATTTCGTGAATGCTGCTTTTTTCGCAGATGTCTCAGTCGCCCAAATTGTGGAAATCCACATGGAACTCATGGATGAATTTGCCAAACAGCTAAAATTAGAAGGGCGAAATGAAGAAGTTTTGCTGGATTATCGACTGACGCTGATTGATACGATTGCACATTTGTGTGAGATGTATCGGCGTTCTATTCCGCGAGAATCTTAACTTAGAATGCGGATTTTGACTGTAATGCTAGTCGTAATCTAGAGTGAATAGCGATCGATCAAACTATGAGTCCTTTAAAGAAGACCTACGTCTTAAAACTATACGTCGCTGGAAATACACCGAATTCGGTTCGGGCACTCAAGACGTTAAATAACATTCTCGAAAAGGAGTTTCAAGGAGTCTATGCGCTAAAAGTCATTGATGTTTTGAAAAACCCGCAACTTGCAGAAGAAGACAAAATCCTCGCAACTCCAACTTTGGCAAAAATCCTGCCCCCGCCTGTACGCAAAATTATTGGCGACTTGTCCGATCGAGAAAAAGTTTTGATCGGGTTGGACTTGCTTTATGAAGAACTGCGAGAAGAAGAGCTTGATTCGCAATAACTCTGGAATTGAACGGCTTATTTACAAGTTTTGTGGTAAATAAGTGAAACGGCATAATCTAACCCCTTTGAGATCTTCTGATACTCAGGAGCTTGCTCCATTTTGTCTGACCCTAATCCTATGACTTCGATTAATCAAACCGAACCGCGTAATCCCGCTGATCTTTCTAGCGTGCGAAAAATTCGTACGCTGATCGAAGGCTTCGACGATATTAGTCACGGAGGACTGCCCGTTGGTCGCACAACCCTCGTCAGTGGCACTTCTGGAACAGGCAAAACGCTACTCGCAGTACAGTTTCTCTATAACGGAATCACTCAATTTGACGAAGCAGGTGTGTTTGTCACCTTTGAAGAATCCCCTGCTGACATTATCAAAAACGCCTATAGCTTCGGATGGGATCTACAACGATTTGTAGATGAAGGAAAACTGTTTATTCTCGATGCGTCTCCTGATCCTGAAGGTCAAGATGTCGTCGGAAATTTTGACCTTTCAGCTTTAATTGAACGAATTCAGTATGCGATTCGGAAATACAAAGCGCGGCGGGTGTCGATCGACTCTGTGACGGCAGTGTTTCAGCAATATGATGCAGCGTCGGTCGTGCGGCGAGAAATTTTTCGCCTCGTCGCCCGGTTAAAGCAAGTCGGGGCAACCACGATTATGACCACCGAGCGGATTGAGGAATATGGTCCGGTCGCACGTTTTGGCGTGGAAGAATTTGTCTCAGATAATGTCGTAATTGTGCGCAACGTCCTCGAAGGAGAGCGGCGCAGAAGAACGATCGAGATTCTCAAACTTCGCGGGACAACTCACATGAAAGGGGAATACCCTTTCACGATCACGAATCAAGGGGTCAATATCTTCCCGCTAGGTGCGATGCGCCTGACTCAGCGATCGTCGAATGTGCGCGTCTCGTCGGGGGTCAACACCCTAGACGAAATGTGCGGCGGTGGATTCTTCAAAGATTCGATCATTCTGGCAACGGGCGCAACCGGAACCGGAAAAACGCTGCTGGTTAGCAAATTTTTGCAGGAAGCGTGTCAAAGAGGCGATCGCGCAATCTTGTTTGCCTACGAAGAATCGCGGGCGCAATTGTCACGAAACGCCTACTCGTGGGGCATCGACTTTGAAGAACTCGAACAACAAGGATTGTTAAAAATTATTTGTGCGTATCCTGAGTCAGCAGGCTTAGAAGATCACTTGCAGATTATTAAATCGGAAATTTCGGAATTTAAGCCGTCCAGGATTGCGATCGACTCGCTTTCTGCCTTGGCGCGAGGCGTCAGTAACAATGCGTTCCGACAGTTTGTGATTGGCGTGACCGGATTTGCGAAACAAGAGGAGATCACCGGATTCTTCACGAATACGACCGATCAGTTTATGGGATCGCATTCGATTACCGATTCGCATATTTCCACGATCACCGACACGATTATCATGCTGCAATACGTCGAGATCCGGGGCGAAATGTCGCGTGCCTTGAACGTGTTTAAGATGCGGGGATCTTGGCATGATAAGGGAATTCGCGAATACACCATTAGTGCTCAAGGTCCAGAAATTAAGGACTCGTTCCGCAATTTCGAGCGAATTATTAGCGGTTCACCGACTCGGATTGCAGTCGATGAGAAAGTTGATCTGTCACGAATTACGAAAGGATTACGCTCAGAAGACAAATAATCCAAGGCTCTTAACGCGATCATCAGACTTGATTAAGTTGAATTCCAAAAAAATTAATCGATTTAAGTTGTAATTTTCTATCAAGATGTAGTGTGAAGAACAAAAATAATGGTTCAAAAAGAGGGATGATCAGAGTGGGTTCTTGACGAATTTGAAAATGAACACTGCAATGACCTGAATGAGTTGGAGAATTTATCAGCTCGTGTGCAAATTGCCCTAGGACGCAGTGCTTCCGGCTCAACAGTTCATAGAATCCAGTTTTGCTCTTCGTTTCGGACATTCTCATGACCATTTACGTTGGAAATCTTTCATACCAAGCGACCGTAGACGACCTGAAATCGGTCTTTGCCGAATATGGCACGGTAAAGCGGGTCGTCCTGCCTACCGATCGCGAAACTGGACGGATGCGAGGCTTCGCATTTGTGGAAATGGAACAAGACGCGCAAGAAGATGCCGCAATTACTGACTTAGACGGGGCAGAGTGGATGGGTCGGCAGCTTCGAGTCAATAAAGCGAAACCGAAGGGAGAGTAAATCTAAAACCGAATACATCGCACCTTTGCATCGTTAAGTAAAAGCGCTTTCCGGCGATTCAGTTGGAAAGCGCTTTTATCGATCTTGAAGCCATGCAGTTACGCTGCGCGACGGGTTAAGAGTCCCCACAGGAAAATTGCCACAATTGCGCCTAAGACTGCAATCAAAATTCCACCAATACTGAGGGATGCTGCGGTCAAATTCAGCGCGCCCGTAGTTAGGAAAGTATAGAGACTTCCTCCGACAAAGGCACCAATGATGCCTAGGATGATTGTTCCGAGAATGCCGCCGCCTTGACTACCCGGATAAATTGCTTTCGCGATCGCCCCTGCAATCAGACCTAAAATAATCCACGCAATCAGATTCATAATTCAGTGCCTCTTAAAAGTTTTTAGCCCATGAGTAGAAGGTATCAATTTGCCTCGAATTTACCCATCTGCCATCAGAGTTAATCAGAGAAAACCTTAAGGAGGAGAATGCCTGATAGAATTACGAAATGTAAAGCTGTTGGGATATTGAGCGATCGTATGCAAACTCTGCGCGTGTTTTTTGGACTGTGTCTTGCCGTCCTCGTGATGATTGGAATGCCTGGAATGGCTCATGCTGCGAGTTCTAATGCAACTCGCGCGATCGATGATGTTGCAGCAACAACAAAGGACTATTCGGGACAAAATTTAATTCGGGCTGAGTTTGCTGCGGTGCGATTGCCGAATAGTAATTTTAGCAACGCTGATCTCAGGGGTGCGGTATTTAGCGGTTCAGATTTGAGAAATTCAAACTGGAGTGGAGCAGATTTTAGCGATGGCATTGCTTACATTACAGACCTGTCTGGTGTAGATCTCACAGATACTGTTCTGACTTCTGCCATGATGATTGGTTCGGTATTGAAGGGTGCGAAGATCACGGGCGCAGATTTTAGCTTTGCAGTGCTCGATCGTCCGCAAGTGGTCGAACTTTGTAAGACTGCCAGTGGTGTGAATTCAAAAACGGGAATCAGTACTCGCGAATCGCTAGAGTGTCCTTAATTTTCCTGATTAAATCGTTCTAAGATACGGGTGACGATCGCAACGCTAATCGAGCAAAAAACTCGTTAGTGTGCGATCGTGATAAATGTCGCCTTTATCTGTCCGATGCTTTTCATATCCGAGTTTCTGACCTGTTTAAGTTCCGCATCCCCTAGATCTTGTCTCGTCATTGCGCTAGGTGGCTTGTATCCGTTAGCCTTTGCTTCAACAGCACAGCGATCTTTTGCACAGGTTATTCCCGATCGTACCTTGCCGCAAAATTCGCTCGTCACAGATACCTTAGTCACAGGCGGAACGAAATCAGGCACAAACCTTTTTCACAGCTTTCAAGATTTTTCTGTCAAGGGATCAATTCTCTTCGTTCCAGATCCAGACATTCGCAACATCATTACTCGCGTCACAGGCAATCAGCGATCGCTGATTGATGGCATCCTCGCAGTTAACGGGAGAGCCAACTTTTTCTTAATCAATCCGAATGGCATTACTTTCGGTCAAAATGCTCAACTTGGCATCAATGGTTCATTCTTTGCCAGTACTGCACAGAGCGTGAAATTTTCAGATGGCAGTGAATTTAGTGCAAAATCGCCTCAAGCTCCACTCCTCACGATTAGTGCTCCCATTGGCTTACAGTTTGGGACTCGTCCAGCTAGCATTGAGCAAACGGGTTCGCAATTGCTCGTGCCACCAGGGCAAACTTTAGCTTTACTGGGTGGAGATGTGCTGGTGAATGGGGGGAGTCTCATCGCAAATTCTGGAAAAATTTCGCTAAAGACTGTAGACCGTCCCGAATACGTGAGTTTGTCTGAACCGAGTAACTTACGACTGGGAAATCTTGAAATTTCGCATCAAGCACAACTTGATGCCAGTGGGCTGGGTGGGGGACGCATTGAAATTGATGCAGGCAACGTCGTCCTGAGTAATGCTCGAATTGTCTCTCTTACGGTTGGCGATCAAAATGGGCAAGGAATTTCGATCCGATCCAATCAGTTCCGACTCCAAGATGGCGCACAAATCGCAGCTATCACAACTGGATCGGGAAAAGGTGGCAATATTGATATTTCTGCAACTGAGTCTTTTAGACTACGAGGAATTGATTCTGCACTTTATCAAAGAGACGTAGCGAGTCTCATTCAGACTGGAGTGCTAGATCTGAATAGTCCAACAATCGCCATTACAAACAGTACTTTTGGTCAAGGTCAAGCAGGAAATATTTCAATTGCTGCAAATCAAATTCAGTTTGAGAATGGCATTGGAATTGGTGGAACCACGCTACAAGCCGGACAAGTTGGAGCAGTCAATTTACAGGCAAAAGATGTCAGTATTGCAAGTGGATCAGTCGTAACCTCAGCATTTCGAGGCAGTACAGGAGCAGCAGGCAATATTAATATTCAAGCCGATCTCTTAACCGTTCGAGAAGGTGCAGCGATTACGACGAGTACATTTGGTCGAGGTAATTCTGGCAAGATTGATCTGAATGTGAAAGATACAATTACCCTAGCAGACACTCCAAAAGGCAGCGTGATTCAGACTGCGATCGGATCAAATGCTTTTGGAGATAATCAAGCACAAGCAGGCAATATCAGCATTAAGACGGGCAGGCTCTTAGTTTCTGACGGAG is part of the Leptolyngbya boryana PCC 6306 genome and harbors:
- a CDS encoding circadian clock protein KaiA codes for the protein MIALVSSIVRPQLSIGVYLNSPALPQSLEQILASHERYAMTVVESTQDFFQLIQQHKQQLDCLILQDSSELPAIIEWLHSQATLLPAILVESEPHTTRPPDFTFLYHTGEVWATLADLEQVDNLIANAIEGFLNLSPSCQIPRETAPPDPTRDLTTQNFLMLQQRRLTEKLHERLGYLGVYYKRNPQAYLRNLPPQEQHELIEALRLEYRAIILSYFTDETALNHRIDNFVNAAFFADVSVAQIVEIHMELMDEFAKQLKLEGRNEEVLLDYRLTLIDTIAHLCEMYRRSIPRES
- the kaiB gene encoding circadian clock protein KaiB; translation: MSPLKKTYVLKLYVAGNTPNSVRALKTLNNILEKEFQGVYALKVIDVLKNPQLAEEDKILATPTLAKILPPPVRKIIGDLSDREKVLIGLDLLYEELREEELDSQ
- the kaiC gene encoding circadian clock protein KaiC, coding for MTSINQTEPRNPADLSSVRKIRTLIEGFDDISHGGLPVGRTTLVSGTSGTGKTLLAVQFLYNGITQFDEAGVFVTFEESPADIIKNAYSFGWDLQRFVDEGKLFILDASPDPEGQDVVGNFDLSALIERIQYAIRKYKARRVSIDSVTAVFQQYDAASVVRREIFRLVARLKQVGATTIMTTERIEEYGPVARFGVEEFVSDNVVIVRNVLEGERRRRTIEILKLRGTTHMKGEYPFTITNQGVNIFPLGAMRLTQRSSNVRVSSGVNTLDEMCGGGFFKDSIILATGATGTGKTLLVSKFLQEACQRGDRAILFAYEESRAQLSRNAYSWGIDFEELEQQGLLKIICAYPESAGLEDHLQIIKSEISEFKPSRIAIDSLSALARGVSNNAFRQFVIGVTGFAKQEEITGFFTNTTDQFMGSHSITDSHISTITDTIIMLQYVEIRGEMSRALNVFKMRGSWHDKGIREYTISAQGPEIKDSFRNFERIISGSPTRIAVDEKVDLSRITKGLRSEDK
- a CDS encoding RNA recognition motif domain-containing protein: MTIYVGNLSYQATVDDLKSVFAEYGTVKRVVLPTDRETGRMRGFAFVEMEQDAQEDAAITDLDGAEWMGRQLRVNKAKPKGE
- a CDS encoding GlsB/YeaQ/YmgE family stress response membrane protein, whose protein sequence is MNLIAWIILGLIAGAIAKAIYPGSQGGGILGTIILGIIGAFVGGSLYTFLTTGALNLTAASLSIGGILIAVLGAIVAIFLWGLLTRRAA
- a CDS encoding pentapeptide repeat-containing protein, giving the protein MPDRITKCKAVGILSDRMQTLRVFFGLCLAVLVMIGMPGMAHAASSNATRAIDDVAATTKDYSGQNLIRAEFAAVRLPNSNFSNADLRGAVFSGSDLRNSNWSGADFSDGIAYITDLSGVDLTDTVLTSAMMIGSVLKGAKITGADFSFAVLDRPQVVELCKTASGVNSKTGISTRESLECP
- a CDS encoding two-partner secretion domain-containing protein, which codes for MLFISEFLTCLSSASPRSCLVIALGGLYPLAFASTAQRSFAQVIPDRTLPQNSLVTDTLVTGGTKSGTNLFHSFQDFSVKGSILFVPDPDIRNIITRVTGNQRSLIDGILAVNGRANFFLINPNGITFGQNAQLGINGSFFASTAQSVKFSDGSEFSAKSPQAPLLTISAPIGLQFGTRPASIEQTGSQLLVPPGQTLALLGGDVLVNGGSLIANSGKISLKTVDRPEYVSLSEPSNLRLGNLEISHQAQLDASGLGGGRIEIDAGNVVLSNARIVSLTVGDQNGQGISIRSNQFRLQDGAQIAAITTGSGKGGNIDISATESFRLRGIDSALYQRDVASLIQTGVLDLNSPTIAITNSTFGQGQAGNISIAANQIQFENGIGIGGTTLQAGQVGAVNLQAKDVSIASGSVVTSAFRGSTGAAGNINIQADLLTVREGAAITTSTFGRGNSGKIDLNVKDTITLADTPKGSVIQTAIGSNAFGDNQAQAGNISIKTGRLLVSDGAGISAGSGGASGTVLISPTGGKAGDLEISATELIDVSGISEVLANGTQTSSYLSTDTGTSSQSGNLFIQTPILRVRDGANISVGSLGFGQAGTLTINATRIEVSGRKGDLPSRIQASTGKLSFSSIINPKATSDAGDLNLNVRELSIRDGATVTVENIGSGKAGNLNINADRIFVNNGSSIDARTGTAGGGNVNLRSQLILLRRGSNIQTDANLSNGGNITINTGLLLAVPTEDSNITATAQGGRGGNINIAAQGIFGLQQSRSLTFNSDITASSRIGLDGTVTLTTFGTEPNVSTDLPGTQIISSDQISQTCTRLAKTGQFVITARGGLEPPVSEVVQSTPIWMDERASTHSLSLQKSMPEMIEATGWVKRADGEIMLVSESTHRQILASCLLPSRAAHGS